TTCGCCTTTTGCTTTTTCAAGTTCATCCGAATTATTTTTAAGATTTTCTTGTTCTGTTATTAATTTTTCACGGTCGCTTATAAGTTTTTGTTGTTGTCTTATCAATTCTTGCTGGTTTTTTATTATATCTTCTGCAAGTTGAATTTCGGTTATAAATGATTCTTTGCCCTTTTCTAAATTATAAATTGCATTTTCTTTTTGGGTTTTATTTTCAACTATAATAAGTTTCTTTTTCCCTATTTCGAATTCAGTTGTGTCTTTTTGAGCAAATCCCTGAATATTAATGCTTGCAAAAATTAACGATATTAAAACTGTTTTTATGTATGTTTTTTTCATTATTCCTTATTTTTAACGGTTTGTTTTATTTATTAAATGTTTTACTTATTTTAAAATTTGATGCGTAAAGATTCAGTTTTTCAATACTGCCGTCTTTTTTGTATTTATTATTCATCTCAAAATCACTTGATGATACTTTTTTCCAAATATTGACACCTGTTTCTGCATATCTCCAGAGAATTTCTTTTTTCTTTTTACCGTTTTCAGCAAAAGTTGTGTTTATTTGAGAGATTTCAATTTCCGGTTTTATTTTGTTCAAGATAAGAGCCTCATGTTTTATTTCGGGAATCTGAACAGTTATTTCATTGTACAAATTTTCCGTTGCATGAGGTTCGTTATCATTGAACGCAAGAAGATTGTTTGATTGATTTTGCTTGTTTGTTTGATTATGAGAATTTATTACTTCTTGCTCTTTTTCTTTAATTGTGTTATTTGTAATAATTTTTTCTGAATCATTTTCAAATGCTTTTTTGTTGTTTACAGCTATTGAAATTGATTGTTTCCCGAAACTATTTGAGTTGTTAGTATTTGAATAGAATTGATTTAACATTAATAACAATGTAATTACTGCAGCTGCCACATAAGAACTTACCTTAACATAAAACGAAACAGTTCTTTTTATTAGTTGCGTTTTATACGGGTAAATATTATTATTATCGGGCAACAGTTTTGTGTTTTTTATTAATTTGAACTCCTTGATTTTACAGGGGTTTTTATTTAACTCTTTGTGTAATTCAAGTTTTTCTGCTTTTGTATTATCATCCTCTGTGTCGGCAATTGCCAGATATTCAAATTGGGTTATTTCAAAAAACTGTGATTGTGTTTGCTTTATTAAATTTTCTTTTTGTGTATATTCGACAGTCTCAGCCTTTAATATAATATTTTCAAAACTTTCTAATTCGTCTTTCAAGTCCGGATTTCCAGTTAAAAATTTATTTAAATCCTTGATTTGAGATTCAGATAAGTTTCCTTCGATAAAATCTAAGAAAAATGCTTCGTAATTATGTTTATTAATTGTTTTCAAGTTGAATTAGATTTTTTATACTATATTTTCAATTTTTCCGATATAATTTTTTAAAAAAACTCTTGCCCTGTAAATATATACTTTAACCTGTGCCTCTGATAACTCGGTAATTTCTGCAATTTCTTTGTATGAATATCCCTCATAATCTCTTAACAAAATAACCGATTTTTGTGTTTCTGACAATTGTTTAATTGCTTCGTGCAAAATTTCTTGAATATCAGAATAATTATCCTCATGAATTGACTCAAACACTTGCCTGTCATTTGTTAAACTCATTCTTTTTTCTTTTCTGATTACATCAATCATCGTTCTGTACGCTGTTGTAAATAAGTATGATTTTGCTTTTTCGTAAATGACTGCTTTTCTGTTTATCCACAACTTCTCAAAGCTGTCCTGAATAATATCTTGTGCTCGCTCTTCATTTTTTAAATTTTTAAGAATGAAACGATAGACATTATCAGAAAACCTATTTACAGTTTTATTGTATTCGTTTATTGTCATTTAATCTTGCGTTCGGTAATAAGACGAATAAGAGTTTAATTTGTTACATGAAAAGTTGGAAAAATAATTTTAAATTCTCAAAGATTTATATGTCCCTGCTAATCTGCAAAATACACAAGGTGCTTTTTTTTACTAAAAATCATTTTAGCGTTTTTAAAATAGCTTTTGTATATTTGTTTATTCATTTCATTTAGTAAAATAAATCAATAATGGTAATAGAAGGCATTTTTTACGTTATTTTTTGGATTATTTTCTTTATATTAATCGGGTTAAGTATTCATTTGGTTAATGTTTCGAAAGATGAAGGATTAAGTATTGTATTCGGAGTTTTGGTTTTTCTTTTGTTTTTATTAGCGATGAAGCCTGAATTAAAGCCGGTTAAACCGTTAAAAGATATAATTCTGGCAACTGTTCAATTTGATTGGTTAACTTTTATTGCCGGCGGCATTGTTTTGGGCAGCATCGGTTTTTTGGGAATGAAGTTTTTAAAGAAACATAAAGTTATTGCAAAACTTGCATCTTCTTTTTTGATTTTTATTGCCCTTACATTCGGAGTTTCACTAATTTGGATGACATCAATTGCTCCGATACTTTCTAATGCTTTGCTCGGCTTAATGTTTACGGGCTTATTTTCGTATTTATTTTTAAAGTAATTTATTTTTTAACTGCTAATACATATTGACCGAATTTAAAGTTTTTTACTGTTAATATACCTTCAAATTCATTAATTTCAGTTGATTTTGTATCAATTTCTTCAAATTTTGTATAAACATTCGGACGATAAAGAAAAACAGCCTCATCAAAAAACTCATCAAAATTATTTTCTGTCATACTTGCAAAAAAGCTACCCTCTGCTGAATATTTATCGGTAGCAGCACCCCTGATTTCCCAATATTGAACATCGGATAATTTATAACCTTCAATGTTTTTATACTCCGGTTTAATAAAGTTTACAATGCTTTGCACAACAGCTTTTTCTTTTAACTTGCTGAAAATTATTGAAAAATCTGTATAGGGAAAGTTATATGTTTCCGGTTTTGTAAAGATCTTATAATTATCAACCGTAGCATCCGAAATTTGTTCTTCTGCATCAATTAATACTGCAACGGGCTTAGAAGAAAGGAAAAAATTTAATGTTTCACTCGGACCGGACATAACTGCTCTTTTTTTGTGAAACCCTAAATTTTCATCAACAAACGTCAGATTAATTTTGTTTTGTTCTCCGTAAAAATCACGAGCAACCAATCTTTGGGCTATTATTACTTCTGCCTTGTATTCTGTTTTTATTTTTTCAACATTAAATGAATTTATTGAAAAATGCGGAAATCCTTTTTCAAATACCCAGGTGTCAAAAAACGGAATCAAATCTACTCCTGAATGCTTTGACATGAAATCTCTGAATTCGTATGTGTCGGCAGCTCTGTACGAAAATGCTTTCATGTAAGCCGTAAGAGAATTAAAAAATAAACTGTCGCCCATATAATCTCTTAATGTATGAGCAACATCGGCTCCTTTATCATAAACTGTTGTTCCGTATGTATAATCATGAGGTACACCATAAACAGCTCTGTATCCGTTATCACGAATATGTGCCTGAGTCAGTACTTTTATATGATTTTCTCGAACATACTCTTTATACGCTTCTTTTCCGTAAACATCTTCTTTAAATAATGCTTCCGAAAAGGATGCCCAGCCTTCATTCAGCCACATATCACCGGAGGTTCTGCAGGTAACTAAATTCCCGAACCAATGATGCGAAAGTTCATGTGCCATTAATGTTTCTCGAAACAAAGTACTGTCAAAAGCATATTCAGGATAAGCAATATTGCAAACATGTTCCATTGCTCCGGAAGTAAAAGGAACCTCCACATAACCTACCCTGTCCCAAACATACTCTCCGTATCCTTTTTCAAAAGAAGCCAGTGCTTTCTTTAAGTTTTGAAAAGAATAAACAGCGTTTTCGTAATCTTCGGGATAAACATAGAGACTAATCGGAATATCTCGCTTTATACCTTTATAAATATCTTCAACAATATCATATTTTGCAACGGCAACCGACACCAAATATGTTGGAACTTCTTGTTTTAAACTCCAAGAAAACGTAACTGTTTTATCTTCATTTTTTGTTTCACTTTCAAGAACTCCGGAGCAAACTGCTTTGTATCCTTCAGGAACTTTTATATTATAATTATAAGTTGCTTTATCGGTAAAGCTGTCGATACACGGAAACCAAACCCTGCCGAAACTGTGTGGCTCGGCTGCCATACCGACACCAATATTATATGCAGTGCTGTCGGAAAAGAAAAAGCCGCCCCAAGACGCATCTTGCACCGGATGACCGTGATAATAAATATTAAGTTGTGTGCAACATTCTCCGTCTGAAACTTCAGGTTTGTACGGAATAATGATGTATTTTCCGTCGTATTTATAATCCGTAACTTTTTCATTAAACAAGAAAACGGAGTCAATTTCCATTTTCAGTAAGTCTAATTGAATTTCCGTAATATCTTTTTTAACAGGACTTAATTTAACAACCGTATTTCCGGAAATCTCTCTGTTTATAAAATTTGTAATATCCAAGTTTATTGAATAATGTAAAACATCAATATTGTTTCTGAAATCTTTGTTTTGGGCAAAAATTATATTTGAAAAACATATGATTATTATAATTGCCGTAAAATGCTTTTTCATTTTCTCAAAAGTTAAATCCATGCAATAATTTAAAATTGCCGTATAAACATTTAATTAATTTTATCCTCGCATCAAATCCTCTATTTCCTTAACCGTTTTCGGAATCGGTTTTCCGAGAACTCTGCAAGAATCTTTTGTTATTAAAATATCATCTTCAATTCTGATACCACCGAAATCTCTGTATTCTTCTACCTTATCGTAATTAATAAAGTCGGTATGTTTTTTTTCTTTTTTCCAAATATCGATTAATGCCGGAATAAAATATACACCCGGTTCAACGGTCATAACAAATCCTTCTTCAAGTTTTCGTCCCATTCTTAAAAATGCTAAGCCGAATTGCTCACTTCTTTTATATTCATCGTTATAACCCACAAAGTTTTCACCGAGACCTTCCATATCGTGAACATCAAGCCCCATCATATGTCCTAAGCCGTGAGGATAAAATAATGCATGTGCTCCGTTTGCAACAGCAACATCAACATTTCCTTTCATTAAACCTACTGCTTTTAATCGCTCGGCAATTATTTTTGCAGACAGCAGGTGCATATCTTTGTATGCAACTCCAGGTTTGCTGTTTTTAATAACTTCAACATTTGCGTCTAAAACAGCTTCATATATATCTTTTTGTTTTACAGAAAACTTTCCGCCTACAGGCGAAGTTCGGGTAATATCGCTGCAATAATGCATGGCAGATTCAGCTCCGGCATCTGCAACCAATAATTGACCGGCTTTTAGTGTGTTGTTATGGTGGTGATTATGAAGAATTTGCCCGTTTACGGATAATATAACAGGAAAAGAAACAGGACCTCCGTGTGCCAAAGCAATACCTTCCATTTTTCCGAAAATTTCTTGTTCTGTCATTCCGGGCATTGCCATTTTCATTGCTGTTGTGTGCATTTTATATGCAACATCAACGGAATGTTCAATATCTTCAATCTCATATTTATCTTTTACGGAACGAAGTTTAACAACTGCTTTTATCAGTTCCTCCGAAGTGTTTTTATTTAAATCATCGGCAGGAATTCCCAATAATTTTTGAAGTTGTAATTTTGTTTTTGCACGATAAACCGGTAAGAAGTGTATTTTTCTGCCTTGTTTCAAGGCTTTTTCAATAAACTCATCGGCTTTTTGCAAAGGTGCAGTATTTTTTACACCATTTTTTAAAGAGAAATCTTTCATTGTCGGAAGCTCTCCCATCCAAATAATATCATCAATATCAACATCGTTACCGAACATATATTCTTCTCCTGAATTTGTGTCGATTATGCCGATAATATTCGGTTGGTTAATTCCGAAGAAATACAAAAACGAACTATCTTGTCTGAAAGTATAAATATTTGCAGGGTAATTAAACGGAACGTCTGAATTGCCGGGAATAAGGATTAAACCGTCATTAACTAAATTTTTTAACTTTTTTCTTCTTGAAATATATAATTCTTTTGAAAACATAATTTTATAGGTTTAAATTAAACTGAAATTTTGTTCAAAAATAATAAATAAAAATCTCTTTTTTATTAAAACGTTTAAAAACTTAACTTTGCATAAATTTTCAAAGAAATGGAATCAACAAGACAAAAAAAAGTTGCAGGACTTATACAAAAAGAAATGAGCCTTATTTTTCAAAAAACTGCATCTGATTATATGAATAAACTTATTTCTGTTACAATTGTAAGAGTTTCGCCGGACTTAGGTTCTGCTAAAATTTACCTTAGTATTTTTCCTGCTGATAGTAAAGATGCTGTTTTTGCTGAGATTAAAAACAATACAA
This DNA window, taken from Bacteroidales bacterium, encodes the following:
- a CDS encoding M1 family metallopeptidase, producing the protein MDLTFEKMKKHFTAIIIIICFSNIIFAQNKDFRNNIDVLHYSINLDITNFINREISGNTVVKLSPVKKDITEIQLDLLKMEIDSVFLFNEKVTDYKYDGKYIIIPYKPEVSDGECCTQLNIYYHGHPVQDASWGGFFFSDSTAYNIGVGMAAEPHSFGRVWFPCIDSFTDKATYNYNIKVPEGYKAVCSGVLESETKNEDKTVTFSWSLKQEVPTYLVSVAVAKYDIVEDIYKGIKRDIPISLYVYPEDYENAVYSFQNLKKALASFEKGYGEYVWDRVGYVEVPFTSGAMEHVCNIAYPEYAFDSTLFRETLMAHELSHHWFGNLVTCRTSGDMWLNEGWASFSEALFKEDVYGKEAYKEYVRENHIKVLTQAHIRDNGYRAVYGVPHDYTYGTTVYDKGADVAHTLRDYMGDSLFFNSLTAYMKAFSYRAADTYEFRDFMSKHSGVDLIPFFDTWVFEKGFPHFSINSFNVEKIKTEYKAEVIIAQRLVARDFYGEQNKINLTFVDENLGFHKKRAVMSGPSETLNFFLSSKPVAVLIDAEEQISDATVDNYKIFTKPETYNFPYTDFSIIFSKLKEKAVVQSIVNFIKPEYKNIEGYKLSDVQYWEIRGAATDKYSAEGSFFASMTENNFDEFFDEAVFLYRPNVYTKFEEIDTKSTEINEFEGILTVKNFKFGQYVLAVKK
- a CDS encoding RNA polymerase sigma factor, giving the protein MTINEYNKTVNRFSDNVYRFILKNLKNEERAQDIIQDSFEKLWINRKAVIYEKAKSYLFTTAYRTMIDVIRKEKRMSLTNDRQVFESIHEDNYSDIQEILHEAIKQLSETQKSVILLRDYEGYSYKEIAEITELSEAQVKVYIYRARVFLKNYIGKIENIV
- a CDS encoding aminopeptidase P family protein, which codes for MFSKELYISRRKKLKNLVNDGLILIPGNSDVPFNYPANIYTFRQDSSFLYFFGINQPNIIGIIDTNSGEEYMFGNDVDIDDIIWMGELPTMKDFSLKNGVKNTAPLQKADEFIEKALKQGRKIHFLPVYRAKTKLQLQKLLGIPADDLNKNTSEELIKAVVKLRSVKDKYEIEDIEHSVDVAYKMHTTAMKMAMPGMTEQEIFGKMEGIALAHGGPVSFPVILSVNGQILHNHHHNNTLKAGQLLVADAGAESAMHYCSDITRTSPVGGKFSVKQKDIYEAVLDANVEVIKNSKPGVAYKDMHLLSAKIIAERLKAVGLMKGNVDVAVANGAHALFYPHGLGHMMGLDVHDMEGLGENFVGYNDEYKRSEQFGLAFLRMGRKLEEGFVMTVEPGVYFIPALIDIWKKEKKHTDFINYDKVEEYRDFGGIRIEDDILITKDSCRVLGKPIPKTVKEIEDLMRG
- the rbfA gene encoding 30S ribosome-binding factor RbfA, producing MESTRQKKVAGLIQKEMSLIFQKTASDYMNKLISVTIVRVSPDLGSAKIYLSIFPADSKDAVFAEIKNNTRKLRGELGNIIRNQVRRIPELHFEIDDSLNYAEKIDELLKK